The region TGGCCTACTGGCCCAAGCTGGCAACCTGGCTCCCCAGCATCGTCTACGACTAGGCAGGTAAGCCCGAAGAAAAAACCAGGCCAGCCGTTGCCGGCTGGCCTGGTTGATAAAGGAACGGGGAGCCAACCGCCGAGGTAGGCTCCCCGTAATTATTCGGCGCCCCCAGCGGGGCTCGAAGCATGTTTTGGGCGCGAGGGGCGGCCCCGGGGGGCGGCTATATCCTGGCCGGTTTCTTTAGCGATCCGCCCCCCCGCGAACCAGCTATGGCAGGGTAAAGGTGACGCTTCCCGAAACACCCTGGCCAAAGGACCCTTTTTTCACCACGTATTGGGCCGGTTTACCACTAAGGTGCTCAACATGGATTTTCCCGGCTTTGAGTTTTGCATGGCAAATCCCCTGCCCCACTCTGTAAACATAGCCAATATTATCCGAGGCATCGGCGTCTTGCTTGTAGATGACGATCTCGCAATCCGGCCCGTACAAAGCCAATTCGTCAACCGGTTCCAATAGAATCCATTTGTCTTGCACCCGGGACGCCTTGCCGTGACGGCAACTGTTCGCCTTGACAAACCAGCCTTCACCGCCGCCTTCAACTATAACGTTCAAGATGTCGCATTGAGCGGTGGGGTCGGCCGACGCCTGGCCGGCAAATCCCAAGGCCAGGCCAAAAATCATGGTCAGGGACAGTAGCGCCGCTTTTATCTTCATGATCGATCCTCTCGTTGTTCAGTTCCCGCGCGGATTCCGGCAAGCAAGAATTATGCGCCACATGCCGCATAGCAGCGCACCTCGAGCCGCCCGACACAGCTCATCACAAGGCTTATGCCTCAATGTCGGCCGGGCCGGCGTCTTTGGCCTTGAAGGTCCCCTTTGTCCTGAAAGTACGGTGAGCAAGCGTTTGGGGCAAGGAGTTTTTCAGCGCAGGGCAGTACACCCCCACAGCGTGTAGACAAAGAAAATTTCACCCAACCCGGCGGTGGGGGCAAGGCGGATACATCTTGCGCGGGCGGCGGAGGCCTGCCGTCCGCGAAAAAACCCCGGCCGCTGGCGCAGAACGGCCTCCGGCAACGCAACCTTGCTTGTGCTTCTGGCAACCCCTCCTGATGATTAACGATGCTGGATCCGCTTCCCAAGGGCCTTGGGAGCTTTGGGCGGCCTGGCCGTGGCGGACTGCCCATGAGGGGTGGCCGCGAACCCGGCCCCATCAGGCCGAGGGGGCCGGTGAAAGACCGCCCACAAGGGTTTCAACAGGACGGGGCGTAATGAAAAAGACTTGGCTAATCTCGGCTGTCCTCCTCGCGGCGGCCCTAGGGCTGGCCGCCCTCCTGATGGGAGGCGGCGAGGGGGACGCGGAAGCTTACCGCACCGTCACCGTGCGCAGGGGCGATATCAAGTCCACGGTGGCCTCCACCGGCAAGCTGGCTCCCCTGCACACCGTGGAGGTCGGGAGCCAGGTGTCGGGCAACATCAAGGAGCTGTATGCGGACTACAACTCGGCGGTCAAAAAGGACCAGGTGATCGCCCTCATCGACCCCGAGATCTACCAGGCCCATGTGAACCAGGCCAAGGCTCAGGTCAAAAAGGCCAGGGTGAACCTGCTCAGGAGCAAAAAGGAGACCGCCGCCGCCCAGGCCGCCGAGAACAACGCCAGGGCTCAACTCTTTGCCGCCCGCGCCGTCTTCCGGGAGGCCGAGCTCGACTACCAGCGCAAGGCCAAGCTCACCAAGCGCGGGGCCATCTCCGCCAGCCAGATGGACGCGGCCCTGGCCCGCAAGGACAACGCCCAGGGGGCGGTGCAAATGGCCCAGGCCAAACTGGTATCCGCCCAGGCCCAGATAGACCAGGCCCTGGCCCTGGAAAAGTTCGCCGCGGCGGAGATCGCCGCCCGGGAGGCGGAACTCCAACTGGCGGCCATGAAGCTGGACTACTGCACCATCCGCTCACCCATTGACGGGGTGGTCATCACCCGCAACGTGGACGCGGGGCAGACCGTGGCGGCGACCCTGCAATCGCCGGTGCTGTTCACCATCGCCGAAGACCTGAAGCACATGCAGGTGGAGGTGGATGTCAGCGAGGCGGACGTGGGCCAGATCAGGCCGGGGCAGGAAGTGGAATTCACGGTGGATGCCTTCCAAGACCAACGGTTTCAGGCCAAGGTCAATCAGGTGCGCAACTCGGCCACCAGTATCCAGAATGTGGTGACCTACAAGATCGTGGCGGACGTGGGCAACGACCAGTTGTTGCTGCGGCCGGGCATGACCGCCAACGTGACCATCGTGCTGGCCACGGTGGGCGACACCCTCAAGGTCCCTAACGCCGCCCTGCGCTTCAAGCCCCCGGGCAGGATAGGCCGGGCCAGGGAAAGCAAGCGGCCCCCCATAAACGAGAGGCCCTTATACAAGAAGATTGTCCAGGCCCTGGCCCTGGACGAGGCCCAGGCGCGGGAGCTGGTCAACATCCTGTCCCGCAGCGAGCAGAAGCTCAAGGCGGCCTATTCCCTGCCGGAGGACAGCCGGGACCTGCCCCAGGCCTTGCGCGCCTTTTTCAGGCAGGTTCTCAGCGAACTCCACAACATTCTGCGTCAGGACCAGTACGCCAAGTTCGCGGCCTTTCGGGCGGCTTTGAAAAAGGTGCGCAAGCGGTCGGACCGAGGCCAAGGCCGCCGCGCCACGATCTACGTGGCCGGAGAAAACGGCCCCATGGCCCTGCCCATACGCGTGGGCATATCCGATGAAACCGAGACCCAGGTGATCGGCGGCGAACTGAAGGCGGGCGACAAGGTGATCGTGGGGCTGGCCTTGGTTTCGGAGCGGGACGCGGCCTCCTCGGGGGGCGGCATGCTCATGAAGTTTTTCCGCAAGGGGAACTAGGCGATGGACGCGCCGGTGATCCGTTTCGCGGGGGTGGCCAGGACATACCCCATGGGAGGGGAAGAGGTCCAGGCACTGCGCGGCGTGGACCTGGAGATCGGGCAAGGCGAGTTGCTGGCCATCATGGGCCCTTCCGGCTCGGGCAAATCCACCATGATGCACATCGCCGGCCTGCTGGACACCCTGAGCCGTGGCAGCTACGAGCTGGAAGGCGAGGACGTCTCCTCCCTTTCCAAGAACCAGCGGGCGGACATCCGCAACCGGCGCATCGGATTCATCTTTCAGAGCTTCAATCTGCTGGCTCGTTGCAGCGCGCTGGAAAACGTGGAGCTGCCCATGCTCTATCACCGTCCCGGCTTGAATCA is a window of Desulfarculaceae bacterium DNA encoding:
- a CDS encoding efflux RND transporter periplasmic adaptor subunit, yielding MKKTWLISAVLLAAALGLAALLMGGGEGDAEAYRTVTVRRGDIKSTVASTGKLAPLHTVEVGSQVSGNIKELYADYNSAVKKDQVIALIDPEIYQAHVNQAKAQVKKARVNLLRSKKETAAAQAAENNARAQLFAARAVFREAELDYQRKAKLTKRGAISASQMDAALARKDNAQGAVQMAQAKLVSAQAQIDQALALEKFAAAEIAAREAELQLAAMKLDYCTIRSPIDGVVITRNVDAGQTVAATLQSPVLFTIAEDLKHMQVEVDVSEADVGQIRPGQEVEFTVDAFQDQRFQAKVNQVRNSATSIQNVVTYKIVADVGNDQLLLRPGMTANVTIVLATVGDTLKVPNAALRFKPPGRIGRARESKRPPINERPLYKKIVQALALDEAQARELVNILSRSEQKLKAAYSLPEDSRDLPQALRAFFRQVLSELHNILRQDQYAKFAAFRAALKKVRKRSDRGQGRRATIYVAGENGPMALPIRVGISDETETQVIGGELKAGDKVIVGLALVSERDAASSGGGMLMKFFRKGN
- a CDS encoding ABC transporter ATP-binding protein; amino-acid sequence: MDAPVIRFAGVARTYPMGGEEVQALRGVDLEIGQGELLAIMGPSGSGKSTMMHIAGLLDTLSRGSYELEGEDVSSLSKNQRADIRNRRIGFIFQSFNLLARCSALENVELPMLYHRPGLNQRRERALAALEAVGMADRALHLPRQLSGGQQQRVAVARALVNRPALILADEPTGNLDTRTGREIIRLLSSLHEQGITVVLVTHDPEVGRAMRRRVFLRDGLLERDEAS